The Candidatus Sericytochromatia bacterium nucleotide sequence CTCGCCGCTGGTTAGCGACTCGCTTGGCTGCCTCGCATCCGGTATCGCTTGCGCTGCAACAGGCCGCCGCGGAACTGTCCCACGCGGTGCAGGGCTTGTCTTTCGCGCCCCCTGTCACCCACGTCTACAACCCCTTGGAATACGCCCGCTCCTGCCACCTGGCCTACCTTGAACGCTACGGGCAGGGTCGCAAGCGGGTGCTTTTTTGGGGGATGAACCCGGGCCCCTACGGAATGGCACAGACGGGTGTGCCTTTCGGGGAAATCGCCTCCGTGCGAGACTTTCTGGGGCTCGAACAGCCGGTCGGAGCGCCCCTCAGCCCCCATCCGGCGCGTCCGGTGCTGGGCTTTGCCTGTCCCCGCAGCGAGGTCTCGGGGCGGCGCTGGTGGGGGGCGATCGCCCGTGCCTTCGGAGACGCCGATGCCTTCTTCGAGGACCATCTGGTGCTCAACTACTGTCCCCTGATGTTCCTGGAGGCGAGCGGCCGCAACCGTACGCCGGATCAGTTACCGGTTCGCGAACGCGCCCCCTTGCTGGCCGTCTGCGATCGCCATATGCGGCGGGTCGTGGAATTGCTGGAACCGGCCTGGGTGATTGGCGTGGGCCATTTCGCCGAAGCCCGGGCGCGCCATGCCCTGGCGGGCATGGCGCTTGGCATCGGCCGCGTCAGCCATCCGAGCCCGGCCAGTCCGGCCGCCAACCGTGGCTGGGAGGCCTTGTTTCTGGAGGAGCTGGCCGCGCTTGGCCTGAGCCCTGCGGCGGCCGCTCACCAGCCGGTGCGGAAGCTCTCGAGCGGCCCGACCACCTCCTGACCAGCCGGGCTCACGGCGTGGACGCGATACTGGTAGATCGTCCAGGGCTTGAGGCCGGCCAGGCGCACCTGCTGCTGACGCCTCGGTTGGCCCCCCTCCGTGGGGCTGCGTTGCTCCAGCTCTGCGCCTTCGCCGTACCGGACCTCACCTCGGGCGGGCAGGTTGGTGCGCCAGCGAATGCGGGCCCGCGTGCCGGAAGCCATGGCGCGGATCGCTTCGAGCCGAAGATCGGGTTCGGGCGGGGCGGTGGGGCGGACCACGGGGGTGGGCCGAGGGGCCACCGGGCTGGGCGAGGGCGCTGGTTCCTGCGCGGGGGGGGTCGGCCGGGGGCTCTCAGGCGTCGGCAGCGGGCTGGGGGAGGGTTCCGTCGTGGGGAGCGGCGTCGGACTGCCCGAGGCGGCCTGCACGGCGGCCCAGGCGTCGAGGCGGCGCAGCGCGGGGTTGGCTTCGAAACCCCGGACCGGCTGCCCGGTGCTCAGCAGGGTTGA carries:
- a CDS encoding single-stranded DNA-binding protein, producing MAASHPVSLALQQAAAELSHAVQGLSFAPPVTHVYNPLEYARSCHLAYLERYGQGRKRVLFWGMNPGPYGMAQTGVPFGEIASVRDFLGLEQPVGAPLSPHPARPVLGFACPRSEVSGRRWWGAIARAFGDADAFFEDHLVLNYCPLMFLEASGRNRTPDQLPVRERAPLLAVCDRHMRRVVELLEPAWVIGVGHFAEARARHALAGMALGIGRVSHPSPASPAANRGWEALFLEELAALGLSPAAAAHQPVRKLSSGPTTS